In Macaca nemestrina isolate mMacNem1 chromosome 11, mMacNem.hap1, whole genome shotgun sequence, a single window of DNA contains:
- the LOC105492552 gene encoding cyclin-T2 isoform X3: MLLKIFSSIENDGALVIFVSTSKDLAQTSYFMATNSLHLTTFCLQYKPTVIACVCIHLACKWSNWEIPVSTDGKHWWEYVDPTVTLELLDELTHEFLQILEKTPNRLKKIRNWRANQAARKPKVDGQVSETPLLGSSLVQNSILVDSVTGVPTNPSFQKPSTSAFPAPVPLNSGNISVQDSHTSDNLSVLATGMPSTSYGLSSHQEWPQHQDSARTEQIYSQKQETSLSGSQYNINFQQGPSISLHSGLHHRPDKISDHSSVKQEYTHKAGSSKHHGPISATPGIIPQKMSLDKYREKRKLETLDLDVRDHYIAAQVEQQHKQGQSQAASSSSVTSPIKMKIPIANTEKYMADKKEKSGSLKLRIPIPPTDKSASKEELKMKIKVSSSERHSSSDEGSGKSKHSSPHISRDHKEKHKEHPSSRHHTSSHKHSHSHSGSSSGGSKHSADGIPPTVLRSPVGLSSDGISSSSSSSRKRLHVNDASHNHHSKMSKSSKSSGSSSSSSSSVKQYISSHNSVFNHPLPPPPPVTYQVGYGHLSTLVKLDKKPVETNGPDANHEYSTSSQHMDYKDTFDMLDSLLSAQGMNM, from the exons ATGTTGTTGAAGATTTTCAGTAGTATAGAAAATGATGGCGCTCTTGTGATATTTGTAAGTA caAGCAAGGATTTGGCACAGACATCCTATTTCATGGCTACCAACAG TCTGCATCTTACAACCTTCTGTCTTCAGTACAAACCAACAGTGATAGCATGTGTATGCATTCATTTGGCTTGCAAATGGTCCAATTGGGAGATCCCTGTATCAACTGATGGAAAGCATTGGTGGGAATATGTGGATCCTACAGTTACTCTAGAATTATTAGATG agctaACACATGAGTTTCTACAAATATTGGAGAAAACGCCTAATAGGTTGAAGAAGATTCGAAACTGGAGG GCTAATCAGGCGGCTAGGAAACCAAAAGTAGATGGACAGGTATCAGAGACACCACTTCTTGGTTCATCTTTGGTCCAGAATTCCATTTTAGTAGATAGTGTCACTGGTGTGCCTACAAACCCAAGTTTTCAGAAACCATCTACATCAGCATTCCCTGCACCAGTACCtctaaattcaggaaatatttctGTTCAAGACAGCCATACATCTGATAATTTGTCAGTGCTAGCAACAGGAATGCCAAGTACTTCATACGGTTTGTCATCACACCAGGAATGGCCTCAACATCAAGACTCAGCAAGGACAGAGCAGATATATTCACAGAAACAGGAGACATCTTTGTCTGGTAGCCAGTACAACATCAACTTCCAGCAGGGACCTTCTATATCACTGCATTCAGGATTACATCACAGACCTGACAAAATTTCAGATCATTCTTCTGTTAAGCAAGAATATACTCATAAAGCAGGGAGCAGTAAACACCATGGGCCAATTTCTGCTACTCCAGGAATAATTCCTCAGAAAATGTCTTTAGACAAATATAGAGAAAAGCGTAAACTAGAAACTCTTGATCTTGATGTAAGGGATCATTATATAGCTGCCCAGGTAGAACAGCAGCACAAACAAGGGCAGTCACAGGCAGCCAGCAGCAGTTCTGTTACTTCTcccattaaaatgaaaatacccattgcaaatactgaaaaatacatggcagataaaaaggaaaagagtggATCACTGAAATTACGGATTCCAATACCACCCACTGATAAAAGCGCCAGTAAAGaagaactgaaaatgaaaataaaagtttcctCTTCAGAAAGACACAGCTCTTCTGATGAAGGCAGTGGGAAGAGCAAGCATTCAAGCCCACATATTAGCAGAGACCATAAGGAGAAGCACAAGGAGCATCCTTCAAGCCGCCACCACACCAGCAGCCACAAGCATTCCCACTCGCATAGTGGCAGCAGCAGTGGTGGCAGTAAACACAGTGCCGACGGAATACCACCCACTGTTCTGAGGAGTCCTGTTGGCCTGAGCAGTGATGGCATTTCCTCTAGCTCCAGCTCTTCAAGGAAGAGGCTGCATGTCAATGATGCATCTCACAACCACCACTCCAAAATGAGCAAAAGTTCCAAAAGTTCAGGTAGTTCATCTAGTTCTTCCTCCTCTGTTAAGCAGTATATATCCTCTCACAACTCTGTTTTTAACCATCCCTTACCCCCTCCTCCCCCTGTCACATACCAGGTGGGCTACGGACATCTCAGCACCCTCGTGAAACTGGACAAGAAGCCAGTGGAGACCAACGGTCCTGATGCCAATCACGAGTACAGTACAAGCAGCCAGCATATGGACTACAAAGACACATTCGACATGCTGGACTCGCTGTTAAGTGCCCAAGGAATGAACATGTAA
- the LOC105492552 gene encoding cyclin-T2 isoform X4, which produces MATNSLHLTTFCLQYKPTVIACVCIHLACKWSNWEIPVSTDGKHWWEYVDPTVTLELLDELTHEFLQILEKTPNRLKKIRNWRANQAARKPKVDGQVSETPLLGSSLVQNSILVDSVTGVPTNPSFQKPSTSAFPAPVPLNSGNISVQDSHTSDNLSVLATGMPSTSYGLSSHQEWPQHQDSARTEQIYSQKQETSLSGSQYNINFQQGPSISLHSGLHHRPDKISDHSSVKQEYTHKAGSSKHHGPISATPGIIPQKMSLDKYREKRKLETLDLDVRDHYIAAQVEQQHKQGQSQAASSSSVTSPIKMKIPIANTEKYMADKKEKSGSLKLRIPIPPTDKSASKEELKMKIKVSSSERHSSSDEGSGKSKHSSPHISRDHKEKHKEHPSSRHHTSSHKHSHSHSGSSSGGSKHSADGIPPTVLRSPVGLSSDGISSSSSSSRKRLHVNDASHNHHSKMSKSSKSSGSSSSSSSSVKQYISSHNSVFNHPLPPPPPVTYQVGYGHLSTLVKLDKKPVETNGPDANHEYSTSSQHMDYKDTFDMLDSLLSAQGMNM; this is translated from the exons ATGGCTACCAACAG TCTGCATCTTACAACCTTCTGTCTTCAGTACAAACCAACAGTGATAGCATGTGTATGCATTCATTTGGCTTGCAAATGGTCCAATTGGGAGATCCCTGTATCAACTGATGGAAAGCATTGGTGGGAATATGTGGATCCTACAGTTACTCTAGAATTATTAGATG agctaACACATGAGTTTCTACAAATATTGGAGAAAACGCCTAATAGGTTGAAGAAGATTCGAAACTGGAGG GCTAATCAGGCGGCTAGGAAACCAAAAGTAGATGGACAGGTATCAGAGACACCACTTCTTGGTTCATCTTTGGTCCAGAATTCCATTTTAGTAGATAGTGTCACTGGTGTGCCTACAAACCCAAGTTTTCAGAAACCATCTACATCAGCATTCCCTGCACCAGTACCtctaaattcaggaaatatttctGTTCAAGACAGCCATACATCTGATAATTTGTCAGTGCTAGCAACAGGAATGCCAAGTACTTCATACGGTTTGTCATCACACCAGGAATGGCCTCAACATCAAGACTCAGCAAGGACAGAGCAGATATATTCACAGAAACAGGAGACATCTTTGTCTGGTAGCCAGTACAACATCAACTTCCAGCAGGGACCTTCTATATCACTGCATTCAGGATTACATCACAGACCTGACAAAATTTCAGATCATTCTTCTGTTAAGCAAGAATATACTCATAAAGCAGGGAGCAGTAAACACCATGGGCCAATTTCTGCTACTCCAGGAATAATTCCTCAGAAAATGTCTTTAGACAAATATAGAGAAAAGCGTAAACTAGAAACTCTTGATCTTGATGTAAGGGATCATTATATAGCTGCCCAGGTAGAACAGCAGCACAAACAAGGGCAGTCACAGGCAGCCAGCAGCAGTTCTGTTACTTCTcccattaaaatgaaaatacccattgcaaatactgaaaaatacatggcagataaaaaggaaaagagtggATCACTGAAATTACGGATTCCAATACCACCCACTGATAAAAGCGCCAGTAAAGaagaactgaaaatgaaaataaaagtttcctCTTCAGAAAGACACAGCTCTTCTGATGAAGGCAGTGGGAAGAGCAAGCATTCAAGCCCACATATTAGCAGAGACCATAAGGAGAAGCACAAGGAGCATCCTTCAAGCCGCCACCACACCAGCAGCCACAAGCATTCCCACTCGCATAGTGGCAGCAGCAGTGGTGGCAGTAAACACAGTGCCGACGGAATACCACCCACTGTTCTGAGGAGTCCTGTTGGCCTGAGCAGTGATGGCATTTCCTCTAGCTCCAGCTCTTCAAGGAAGAGGCTGCATGTCAATGATGCATCTCACAACCACCACTCCAAAATGAGCAAAAGTTCCAAAAGTTCAGGTAGTTCATCTAGTTCTTCCTCCTCTGTTAAGCAGTATATATCCTCTCACAACTCTGTTTTTAACCATCCCTTACCCCCTCCTCCCCCTGTCACATACCAGGTGGGCTACGGACATCTCAGCACCCTCGTGAAACTGGACAAGAAGCCAGTGGAGACCAACGGTCCTGATGCCAATCACGAGTACAGTACAAGCAGCCAGCATATGGACTACAAAGACACATTCGACATGCTGGACTCGCTGTTAAGTGCCCAAGGAATGAACATGTAA